Genomic DNA from Gimesia aquarii:
CTCCTCCATTTTCACGATACCACGCTGGGTAATCTGTACCACCGCCAAAAAATGAGACCCGGAAGGGAGTACGGCAAATAATCATAGGATTGATTTCTGTCAATAAGAGTCGTAAACCATAGTTTATTGAGTTTGAATGGCCTTATGCCATTCAGGTGTTTTGAATCGATTGATTACTTTTGAACGAATTCTCGAACCTTATCTCTGTAACATCAAGCTTGAGTTTCTTTTGACTGACATTATGAGTGAGTGATTTGACGAACCTTTTTTATCTTAGATCGCTTCTTGAATAAACTTTTTAACACAAGTTTCAGTATCGGGTAAATTCAGATGTTGCTCTACCTTTGCTGTTGAAAGTTCATATCGAACCGGAGTTGCCTCGGTTTTCCCATCAATAGATTTTCCAGCTAGTTTGCTGATTGCTTCAACTGAAATCGTATGTTTTGCCGTTAGATTGAAGATTTCATTTGAAAATTTCATCTCGATCAGGGACATAATTAATTGGGCTGAATCATCTGAATGGATTAACTGAAACTCGCTTTTTGGATGAACCCATAGCGGCTGGTCATTCAGTAGATCATAAACCGCATTTTTCTTTAGACCGGGACCGACAAATCCTCCCATACGAATGATCAACCAATCTCTTGCAGTATGTTGCACACATTGTTCTGCCAAGTATTTATGAAACCCATAGGTGCTGAGATCTGAAACCGAAGGTGATGATTCTTCCAGAGTTGACGTGGGATTACTACAGTCAGCGTAAACATCACTGGTGGAGAGAAAAACATATTTCTGATAGTTAAAATCTTCCAGCGAGTTTCTCACAGATGCCACACTCGCTTGAAATTCCCATTTCGGATCCTGATGACCCAGAAATTTTTTGGAGTTGCCATTAGCGTTAATCAATAAATCGCAAGAACTTCCTATACAACTTTCATAGTTTTCTCTTGTGATGACTTTATATGGAATCTGTTGTTTTTCAAAAAACCTTTCAAAGGCAGAACCAACAAAACCTCTGCCTCCTAAAACAAAAATCATGAAAACATCCCTTCCTTTGAATATTCATGATGAAAAATACGAACTGAGTATAAAGCGATCTTCCTCAGACAAAAGAATAATCCATCTTTCACTATTATGGAATTGCTTTTATGCCGAAGAGTACAATTCTCAAAAATTTCTAATTTCTCTTAATCATAAACGGATTCCATCAGTTTGGTTCTGATAATGCTTCGTGAGCCAATTAATGGTTTTTTCTAAGCCTTCACTTAATGGCGTCTCACATGCCAGCCCTAATTCAGAAAGCCGCGAGACATCGAAAATCTTGATTAACTGACCATTCGGTTTGGAAGTATCCCAGTCAATTGTACCCTCCCAATCCATTTTCTCTTTTATTGTTTCAGCTAGAACCTTGATTGGTGTTTCAGTACCAGATGAAATATTGACCGGTTCACTTGAGTCATAATTCTCAATGAACCAGGGAATGATTTTGGCAACGTCAGCGGCGTAAACGAAATCTCTAACTGGTGTCCCGTCTCCCCACATGGTAATTTCCGACTCTCCTCTTAATTTCGTTTCGTAGTAGCGCCGTATCATCCCAGGGACGACATGAGATTCATTATTACGAAAATTATCGAATTCTCCATACATATTCCCTGGTATCAAAACAACAGAATTAAGTCCATACTGGGTTCGATAACTTTGTGACGCCGTAATCCCCATTTTTTTGGCGACAGAATAACCAGCGCTTTCCGCTTGCGGGTAGCCTTCCCACATTTGGTCTTCTGAGATCGGGGAGACTACTTTGGCAGGATAACTACAGCCGCCCATAGTATAAATTATTTTCTTCACTTTGTGCTTCGCAGCATATTCAAACATCAGTGAGCACAAGGTGATATTCTGAAAAAAGAAATCAGCAGGGAACTCACGATTTGCACCTATGCCACCAGAATACGCGGCCAGATGAATGACAATATCAGGTTGCAGGTCTTTGAACATGGTTTCAACATGAACCGGATTCATCAAATCATAATCTTGAGAAGATAGACCCTTGATATTCTGACTACCATATTTTTCCTGAAGCAACGGCATGAGGTGCCGACCTAGGAAACCCGTCGATCCTGTAACCACGATCGTTTCTTTTTGCATTAAAGTCCTCTTTAACCATGTGCCTTCAAGCGAAACTTGTTCGCTAGCAGTTTCATTTGTGTTTTCCAATTCAACTCTTGATTTATCGCTTGTTTAGTTCCTCCCACCATATCTTGATACTGACTGGTACCAAAAAGCTTGATCCCCAGTTGAACGGTTCTAATTAGTTCTCCTTTTGACCAGTCTTTCATAACCAAACCACAATTGTAACGTTCGACATACATTTTACATTGCGGATGTGGAGCCGTGATCACTGGAACTCCATACGCCAGTGCCTGGAAGAATTTATTGGGGGCGGCGTTGAGAAGTGCAAAACGTTTTGGTAGCCAGAAAACCAAAGAGAACGCATATTGCGATAAGAGTGAATCAAGAGTTTGTGCATCGACTTGTCCATACCAATATAGTCCCATATTAGCACAGCGAGCTTGATTTAATGCAGACGTTAATTTGTCCTGGTTTTTCGGAGTTCCTTGAGAATCACCATAGATATCTAGCGGCAGTTTCCACACAGAAGGGTCTGTAAAGTGACAGGCAACAGAGGAATCAAGATCTAAGGTTCCAGCATATAAAATTTTTGGAATTTTGGGTTTGGGGTGAAACGTGCTCTTGGCTTCGTATACATTCGGAAGCACAAATATTTTCTCATATGGAATCGAAAATAATTCTGCGTCATTTATCGCACGGTTTTGTTCCGGGAAGATCCAGTAGTCGATCTGTTTTGAAAGCTTTTGAAGTCTTGAAAACAATACTTTAGAGTGAAAGCTCTTTTTAAGATGTTCGCAATCTTCGAGAACAAGGTTAATAATCTTGGGAGGGGTGAACTCTAAAAGCTCCAAGATCGGTAGCAAATTATAATTCGAGACAATAAGTGTATCGGGTTTATATTTTTGGACAAACTGTTTGCACTGTTGAAAGAATTGCCATCGACCTAGGCATGAGTGCGGATGTTCGCGGGTAGGTAAAGTACGAATTTTTTCTGCAAATTTATGATCTGTTACAATTTGTCGATAAGGAACTGCAGGTTGCAAAATAGTAAAGTCATCTTGATTGCATTCAGCAAACTCTTTGGTAAAGCTTATGATTTGCGGTGAACCATACCCCAGAGTAACATCAGAAATAGTTATGATCATAGTCCATCTCCATTTTGACTTTGAGAAACTAATTGATGAACGAGGTTTTCTGCTGAATGTTCAGCATACCATTTTTGCTTATACGTCAGCGCACCTTCAAGGTAGTGTGGATAGTGGTTTATGAGTTCTCTAACAGAATCTGAAACACGATTGATGTTATAGTAGGTAGCTCCAATCACACCTGATGGAATTTCGGTTTCTATCCCTTTCACTGTTACATTTTTGATCTGAGCTTTTAATTGATCGATATCATTAAATGACCTCGTGCTGTCATTCAAATTGAGTGAAATCTTGTAGCATCCAGGTTCGTTTGAGCGAATGCAGCAATACACTTTATCTGCAATTGGCTCAAGAACTAACGTATCTGAATTACTATCAATCCAGAAGCACTGCTGATCTTCATCAGAGGGTCTGACCTGACGTTGTACTTGCAGGTGGCATTGCATTCCCTCTGATGGATAATTCCATTCGAGCTCCAGGATGAGGTTGGAGATCTGTTTCGGCACACAGACATCTATAGATGGAAAATTGAGAGAACTATTAAGGTTGATTAAACTTTCCTTAAATTGTTTCTTTAAATAGTTCTGTACTTCTTGTGTGAATGCACTAGACATCCATGTTCCAGCGGGAACAACGACTGGTATTCCTGCTACCAATGCTTCTGCTAAGACTCCTGAACTTCTAGCGTAATAGTTATTGGAGTCATAGGGAATTAAAACAATGTCTGAATCATTGATAAGAGACGCGTATTCTTCAGAATTGAAGGGGCCTTCGAGTAATTCGATATAGTTCTCAGAGTAATTGCTCAGAACAGCTTTTGCCACACGGGGAGCTGGTTCACCTTCCGGAACATTAAAGTTGCTTTGAAAACGATAATGTACTTGCCCAGCA
This window encodes:
- a CDS encoding glycosyltransferase family protein, producing the protein MIITISDVTLGYGSPQIISFTKEFAECNQDDFTILQPAVPYRQIVTDHKFAEKIRTLPTREHPHSCLGRWQFFQQCKQFVQKYKPDTLIVSNYNLLPILELLEFTPPKIINLVLEDCEHLKKSFHSKVLFSRLQKLSKQIDYWIFPEQNRAINDAELFSIPYEKIFVLPNVYEAKSTFHPKPKIPKILYAGTLDLDSSVACHFTDPSVWKLPLDIYGDSQGTPKNQDKLTSALNQARCANMGLYWYGQVDAQTLDSLLSQYAFSLVFWLPKRFALLNAAPNKFFQALAYGVPVITAPHPQCKMYVERYNCGLVMKDWSKGELIRTVQLGIKLFGTSQYQDMVGGTKQAINQELNWKTQMKLLANKFRLKAHG
- a CDS encoding NAD-dependent epimerase/dehydratase family protein, which produces MQKETIVVTGSTGFLGRHLMPLLQEKYGSQNIKGLSSQDYDLMNPVHVETMFKDLQPDIVIHLAAYSGGIGANREFPADFFFQNITLCSLMFEYAAKHKVKKIIYTMGGCSYPAKVVSPISEDQMWEGYPQAESAGYSVAKKMGITASQSYRTQYGLNSVVLIPGNMYGEFDNFRNNESHVVPGMIRRYYETKLRGESEITMWGDGTPVRDFVYAADVAKIIPWFIENYDSSEPVNISSGTETPIKVLAETIKEKMDWEGTIDWDTSKPNGQLIKIFDVSRLSELGLACETPLSEGLEKTINWLTKHYQNQTDGIRL
- a CDS encoding NAD-dependent epimerase/dehydratase family protein, encoding MIFVLGGRGFVGSAFERFFEKQQIPYKVITRENYESCIGSSCDLLINANGNSKKFLGHQDPKWEFQASVASVRNSLEDFNYQKYVFLSTSDVYADCSNPTSTLEESSPSVSDLSTYGFHKYLAEQCVQHTARDWLIIRMGGFVGPGLKKNAVYDLLNDQPLWVHPKSEFQLIHSDDSAQLIMSLIEMKFSNEIFNLTAKHTISVEAISKLAGKSIDGKTEATPVRYELSTAKVEQHLNLPDTETCVKKFIQEAI